Below is a genomic region from Geoglobus acetivorans.
TCAGGCTCCTCGGGACATTCAGAGGCTCACTCTCAAGCCTGTAGATCACCTGATACACATCACCTGCGTGGAGCGTCGAGTAGGCCGCATGACCCGTCGACATAGCCTGAAACAGAGTCTGTGCCTCTATACCTCTAATCTCTCCCACGACGATGTACTCTGGCCTCTGCCTCATCGCAGCCTTGAGCAGGTCGTACATGGAAATAACGTTCTCATCACCTGTGGTAACCTCTCGAGTAACTCCTGCAATCCAGTTTTCATGATAGAGGACGATTTCCCTTGTGTCTTCTATGGACACAACCTTCACGTCCGGAGGGAGAAACATCAGTATTGCGTTGAGGGTTGTTGTTTTCCCCGCTGCAGTTTCACCGACTACCAGAATGTTCAGCTTGTTCTCTATTGCGAGCCAGAAATACGCCATCTGCTCGTAGGTATAGGTGCCGAACCTTATGAGGTCTATGGGCGTGAGTGGCTCCTCAGTGAATTTTCTGATCGTGAATGAAGAACCTCTCGGAGTTATTTCGGTACCGTATGTGGCCTGCAGCCTGCTGCCATCGGGCAGTGTCGCATCGATTATGGGGTTTCCGTAGCTTATGTGCTTGCCGGACATCTGAACGAGTGACTGGACGGTTCTGTCAAGCTCCACATCGCCAAAAATGATGTTTGTGGGTATGTTGCCATACCTCTTGTGGTACACGTAAACTGGTATGTTGTATCCATCACAGCTTATATCCTCGATATACGGGTCATTGACAAGTGGATCGATCTGCCCAAAGCCAATAAAATCCCTGTACAGATAGTAAAGGTACTTCAATCTCAGAACCGGGTCGAGTTCAACCGCAAATTCATCGACAACCTCATTGAATGCAGAGAGGAGAATCTTCTCCTTCTGAAACAGGTCAGTAACCACGTCCTTCAAAACCAGGATGTTCGTAAGCTCAAAATAAATCCTTTCAAGGAGCTGAAACTCGTCAGGGTTCAGCGTTGGCTCCATCGTGTTGTACTTCAGTTTGTTCGTATCCCTGTCAAGTATAATCTCAGCCGCAACAAATGGTCTGAAAATCCAGTAACCCTCTCTGATTACCCCCTGAGCCTCCTCTCCCAGATCCTCGATTATCTCCTCTTCAGACACATACTCCAGAAGATGCTTTTTGAGAAGCGGATAATACTTGGTACTAAGCGTAAACATACAATCTTTTATTTTCTGTTAACAATATATAAATGTTACATTATCCTCACAGCATAACGCGTTTTGGAGATTAATTTTTTATAGCATTTTTAAATGGCTTAAAGAGATGACTGTGAGAATCCTTGACACAACCCTGAGGGATGGGGAACAGACGCCGGGCGTTTCACTCAGCGTTGAGCAGAAACTGATGATAGCCGAAGCTCTTGACAAGATGGGCGTTGACATAATTGAGGCTGGCACGGCGATAGCCTCAGAAGGAGAGTTCCGGGCGATAAAGGCGATAAGTGAAGCGGGTTTGAACGCTGAAATTTGCAGCTTTGGAAGGATTAAATTCGAAGACATTGATGCTGCCGCAGATGCGGGAGCAGATTCAATCTTCATGGTAGCACCCTCATCAGATATTCACATCTCAAGCAAGTTTCCCGGAAAAACGAGAAGTGAAATTGTTGAGATGTCTGTAAAAGCCATAGAATACGCAAAGGAGAGAGGTTTGATAGTCGAGTTCGGTGGAGAGGATGCATCAAGAGCAGATTTTGAGTTTCTGATAAAGCTGTACGACAGTGCCGTTGAGGCCAG
It encodes:
- a CDS encoding type II/IV secretion system ATPase subunit; this translates as MFTLSTKYYPLLKKHLLEYVSEEEIIEDLGEEAQGVIREGYWIFRPFVAAEIILDRDTNKLKYNTMEPTLNPDEFQLLERIYFELTNILVLKDVVTDLFQKEKILLSAFNEVVDEFAVELDPVLRLKYLYYLYRDFIGFGQIDPLVNDPYIEDISCDGYNIPVYVYHKRYGNIPTNIIFGDVELDRTVQSLVQMSGKHISYGNPIIDATLPDGSRLQATYGTEITPRGSSFTIRKFTEEPLTPIDLIRFGTYTYEQMAYFWLAIENKLNILVVGETAAGKTTTLNAILMFLPPDVKVVSIEDTREIVLYHENWIAGVTREVTTGDENVISMYDLLKAAMRQRPEYIVVGEIRGIEAQTLFQAMSTGHAAYSTLHAGDVYQVIYRLESEPLNVPRSLIQFLDIVVVQTQWTKESVRRRRAKAIYEFLGIDPNEKELLINEFVRWSSYDDAYYLINPSKKLEKIAMIRGESYDEVQEELKRRAEFLKFLDKNNVRDYIKLTHMFQAYYLNPGQPFEMIYREVEAHDTDAGQAIQL